One segment of Alnus glutinosa chromosome 2, dhAlnGlut1.1, whole genome shotgun sequence DNA contains the following:
- the LOC133859125 gene encoding uncharacterized protein LOC133859125 has product MGGCFSKKKGSSYSACSSYSVAAVSSAPKAVPNISHVSNDGSGKDNNNTHKVEAESGELKMKKKTVQATQDDQQVKEDEGGLVKKEIFLIKHRRSHDSRDSRSPPPQQDEPLTSSNEEAAESLGNKVTAGVGVRTSSCTKEEVDAILIQCGRLSRSSSGKAASSSASASCDRGRKYSGSKRSYDFDRWENEVVAAADVIENNDVCEEDERRQHRQRHRQSPRPSSSSLGRRRTPSRERDQQQRSSSRERRVSRSPGRRSSETVGAAPATANAARNGNKPGKMVSVPATVSSLVMDKSNSGGGESATATAVKRILVKRNAGNEAVTVGSRSAASPRSQSPARANANAKTSNDNQQQPSLSRSSSRKAEHSPYRRNPLSEIDPNSLAHPQPLNNSSSCCKVQNRNKKEIEGDGTVLKDSTKAMNQKPNAEMINSSNNRAVVQGSNYKTSSRGTLDNQVVTVNCIQKEQQHLSAEEAKEQQPSMTGHVTIKTVVASGAESLKPQTLTRSRSSRRSRDLDLNPETLLNPNPSYTTMLLEDIQNFHQKNMNPISVSLPPCVSKACSILEAVADLNSTTSSNLSCSFSEDRKSSPTYQSNSNAYNFSFVGKTVAETKDPFIESEVAVTDDVMEPSFHKYVTVKRGGGDMEDQESSGSNSYVGGGQQHWGLSSSSWEPNSADSTDCWTSRLNSRDEDQKSPLGSEGNFDEARKRSSGKKRDCDRQQSSGIGRGRLGVTRGLHSVPVVAAAAST; this is encoded by the exons ATGGGTGGTTGTTTCAGCAAGAAGAAAGGCTCTTCTTACTCTGCTTGTTCTTCTTATTCTGTTGCTGCCGTTTCTTCAGCACCGAAGGCAGTCCCAAACATTTCCCATGTCAGTAATGATGGAAGTggtaaagataataataatacccACAAAGTTGAAGCGGAAAGTGGGGAgctgaaaatgaagaagaagacggTGCAGGCAACACAAGACGATCAGCAAGTGAAAGAAGATGAAGGGGGCCTAGTGAAGAAGGAGATATTTCTCATCAAGCACCGGAGGAGCCATGACAGTAGAGACTCTAGAAGCCCACCTCCTCAACAAGATGAACCGTTAACATCTTCTAATGAAGAAGCTGCTGAATCACTGGGTAACAAGGTTACGGCAGGTGTGGGGGTGAGGACATCCAGCTGCACGAAAGAAGAGGTGGATGCGATTCTCATTCAGTGCGGAAGGCTTAGTCGAAGCTCCTCCGGCAAGGCGGCTTCCTCTTCCGCCTCTGCTTCTTGTGACCGCGGCAGAAAGTACTCCGGCTCCAAGAGGAGCTACGACTTCGACCGCTGGGAGAACGAGGTTGTTGCTGCTGCTGATGTCATCGAGAACAATGACGTGTGCGAGGAGGACGAAAGACGGCAGCACCGACAACGCCACCGCCAATCACCGaggccttcttcttcttctctaggGAGGAGAAGAACACCCAGCAGGGAAAGAGACCAGCAACAGCGCTCCAGCAGCAGGGAGAGACGAGTGAGTCGATCTCCGGGTAGACGATCATCTGAGACCGTCGGCGCCGCTCCTGCTACAGCAAATGCTGCTAGGAATGGTAATAAGCCCGGAAAGATGGTCTCTGTTCCTGCAACTGTTTCATCCTTGGTGATGGATAAGAGCAACAGTGGTGGAGGAGAATCTGCAACAGCCACTGCTGTCAAGAGGATTTTGGTCAAGAGAAATGCCGGCAACGAAGCAGTGACGGTGGGTTCACGGAGTGCTGCATCGCCCCGGTCTCAGTCTCCGGCAAGAGCAAATGCAAATGCTAAAACGTCCAACGACAATCAGCAACAACCGTCTCTTAGCCGCAGCTCTTCAAGGAAAGCAGAGCATTCTCCTTACAGAAGAAACCCTCTGAGTGAGATCGATCCCAACTCCCTCGCACATCCACAACCACTGAACAACAGCAGCAGCTGCTGCAAGGTtcaaaatagaaacaaaaaagaaattgagggaGACGGGACTGTTCTCAAGGACTCCACAAAAGCTATGAATCAG AAACCAAATGCTGAGATGATAAACAGTAGCAACAACCGAGCTGTTGTTCAAGGGAGTAATTACAAAACCAGCAGCAGAGGTACTCTGGACAACCAGGTTGTGACTGTAAATTGCATACAGAAGGAGCAGCAGCATCTGAGTGCGGAAGAGGCTAAAGAACAGCAACCATCAATGACCGGCCATGTCACCATTAAAACGGTGGTGGCCTCAGGCGCTGAAAGCCTGAAACCCCAGACATTGACAAGAAGCAGGTCTTCTAGGAGATCCCGAGACCTTGACCTCAATCCTGAAACTTTGCTGAATCCTAATCCGTCATATACTACGATGTTGCTTGAAGATATCCAGAATTTCCACCAAAAGAACATGAACCCAATTTCGGTTTCTCTTCCACCTTGTGTCTCCAAGGCCTGCTCTATCCTGGAAGCAGTTGCTGACCTTAATTCCACTACAAGTTCTAATTTGTCATGTTCTTTCTCTGAGGACAGAAAAAGCTCCCCAACATATCAATCTAACAGTAATGCctacaatttttcttttgttgggaaGACAGTGGCGGAGACCAAAGACCCTTTTATAGAGTCTGAGGTAGCTGTCACTGACGATGTAATGGAGCCGAGCTTTCACAAGTATGTAACAGTGAAGAGGGGTGGAGGAGACATGGAGGACCAAGAATCCTCAGGCAGCAACAGTTATGTTGGTGGTGGTCAACAGCATTGGggcttatcttcttcttcatgggAACCCAATTCAGCAGATTCAACAGATTGCTGGACTTCAAGATTAAACAGTAGAGACGAAGATCAAAAGAGTCCACTGGGCTCTGAGGGGAATTTTGATGAAGCTAGAAAAAGATCGAGTGGGAAAAAGAGAGACTGTGATCGCCAGCAGAGTAGTGGGATTGGGCGTGGCAGGCTTGGCGTCACCAGAGGTCTGCATTCAGTCCCTGTTGTTGCAGCTGCTGCATCTACATAA
- the LOC133859123 gene encoding uncharacterized protein C630.12 isoform X1, with translation MGAMKQKELTVVLCVIWAVSLLYGEMLAFWVPSSWTCSWPHHHLRSTTLSNSTDNGYSTGYVKVAVLTDPQIMDKTSLGLAPKSLTLEIAQFYTDLFMRRAFFASILPFKPDVILFLGDYFDGGPYLSDEEWQESYSRFKHIFGLNAQGRYTNNKVYYIPGNHDIGYASLHNQRPEVIRRYEKEFGIRNYQFTVGKVDFIAIDAQTLDGKQGSGHPQEDLASVTWNYVKNVSMDVQLHPRVLMTHIPLYRRDWTHCGPYRSSPVINQRVSRADHSQEIAYQNYITEESSNHLLELIKPVLILSGHDHDQCTVTHESTFGPVKEHTVGTISWQQGNLYPSFMLLSASNFALPNASSPEAVFTQLCFLPMQTHIYIWYLSLFVVTLLALLLWPTSGLNFWHHFRDLIVSCNIFGDGRKEKNEDEICEYEEMWDAEGSMHLVKKISNAPSTNLSERGLIESRGNAVIRPTAKKHPSQDTEVPMNTDSIMDVDSTWTVPARTSKSKTKIVIQRFVRTFRMLTIIAAVNLPLYVMLLFKDWID, from the exons atgggagcAATGAAGCAGAAGGAGTTGACGGTGGTGCTGTGCGTGATATGGGCGGTGAGCCTTCTTTACGGCGAGATGTTGGCGTTCTGGGTGCCCTCTAGCTGGACTTGTTCATGGCCTCATCACCATCTCCGTTCCACCACCCTTTCCAATTCCACG GACAATGGATATTCAACTGGCTATGTAAAAGTGGCTGTTCTGACAGATCCACAG ATCATGGATAAAACCTCTCTGGGTCTTGCTCCAAAATCCCTCACCCTGGAGATTGCACAATTTTATACTGATTTGTTCATGCGCAGAGCATTTTTCGCATCAATCCTGCCTTTCAAACCTgatgtgattttgtttttgggtgaTTATTTTGATGGGGGCCCCTATTTGTCAGATGAAGA ATGGCAGGAATCTTATAGCCGCTTTAAGCATATATTTGGTCTGAATGCACAAGGAAGatatacaaataacaaagtTTATTACATTCCTGGAAACCATGATATTGGCTATGCAAGTCTTCACAATCAAAGGCCAGAG GTAATCAGACGCTATGAAAAAGAATTTGGGATCAGAAATTACCAATTTACAGTAGGAAAAGTGGATTTCATTGCTATTGATGCCCAAACTCTGGATGGTAAACAAGGAAGCG GGCATCCACAAGAAGATCTGGCTTCTGTAACCTGGAATTATGTCAAGAATGTCTCCATGG ATGTTCAATTGCACCCAAGGGTTTTAATGACCCATATTCCATTGTACCGACGAGATTGGACTCATTGTGGTCCTTACCGTAGTTCCCCAGTCATCAatcag CGGGTCTCTCGTGCTGATCATAGTCAGGAAATAGC GTACCAGAATTACATCACCGAGGAATCATCAAACCACCTACTGGAATTAATCAAACCT GTACTCATTTTATCTGGTCACGATCATGATCAGTGCACGGTCACCCATGAGTCAACATTTGGGCCTGTAAAGGAG CACACCGTAGGGACCATTAGTTGGCAGCAGGGAAACTTGTATCCATCTTTCATGCTATTATCTGCTAGTAACTTTGCACTTCCAAATGCATCCAGTCCAGAAGCAGTCTTCACTCAGTTGTGCTTTCTTCCAATGCAAACACATATCTACATATG GTATCTTTCTCTATTTGTTGTGACCCTTCTTGCCCTCCTCCTCTGGCCTACAAGCGGCTTGAATTTTTGGCACCATTTTAGGGATTTAATAGTAAGTTGCAACATTTTTGGAGAtggaagaaaggagaaaaatgaagaTGAGATCTGCGAATATGAGGAGATGTGGGATGCAGAAGGATCAATGCATCTTGTTAAGAAAATCTCGAATGCCCCAAGTACTAATTTAAGTGAAAGGGGTTTGATAGAAAG CAGGGGTAATGCAGTGATACGGCCAACAGCTAAGAAACATCCTTCTCAGGACACAGAAGTCCCAATGAATACGGACTCAATTATGGATGTTGATTCTACGTGGACAGTACCAGCTAGAACAAGCAAATCAAAGACAAAGATTGTGATCCAAAGATTTGTGCGGACTTTCCGAATGCTTACAATCATTGCTGCAGTAAATCTTCCTCTCTACGTCATGTTATTATTCAAAGATTGGATCGACTAA
- the LOC133859123 gene encoding uncharacterized protein C630.12 isoform X2 yields the protein MGAMKQKELTVVLCVIWAVSLLYGEMLAFWVPSSWTCSWPHHHLRSTTLSNSTDNGYSTGYVKVAVLTDPQIMDKTSLGLAPKSLTLEIAQFYTDLFMRRAFFASILPFKPDVILFLGDYFDGGPYLSDEEWQESYSRFKHIFGLNAQGRYTNNKVYYIPGNHDIGYASLHNQRPEVIRRYEKEFGIRNYQFTVGKVDFIAIDAQTLDGKQGSGHPQEDLASVTWNYVKNVSMDVQLHPRVLMTHIPLYRRDWTHCGPYRSSPVINQRVSRADHSQEIAYQNYITEESSNHLLELIKPVLILSGHDHDQCTVTHESTFGPVKEHTVGTISWQQGNLYPSFMLLSASNFALPNASSPEAVFTQLCFLPMQTHIYIWYLSLFVVTLLALLLWPTSGLNFWHHFRDLIVSCNIFGDGRKEKNEDEICEYEEMWDAEGSMHLVKKISNAPSTNLSERGLIERGNAVIRPTAKKHPSQDTEVPMNTDSIMDVDSTWTVPARTSKSKTKIVIQRFVRTFRMLTIIAAVNLPLYVMLLFKDWID from the exons atgggagcAATGAAGCAGAAGGAGTTGACGGTGGTGCTGTGCGTGATATGGGCGGTGAGCCTTCTTTACGGCGAGATGTTGGCGTTCTGGGTGCCCTCTAGCTGGACTTGTTCATGGCCTCATCACCATCTCCGTTCCACCACCCTTTCCAATTCCACG GACAATGGATATTCAACTGGCTATGTAAAAGTGGCTGTTCTGACAGATCCACAG ATCATGGATAAAACCTCTCTGGGTCTTGCTCCAAAATCCCTCACCCTGGAGATTGCACAATTTTATACTGATTTGTTCATGCGCAGAGCATTTTTCGCATCAATCCTGCCTTTCAAACCTgatgtgattttgtttttgggtgaTTATTTTGATGGGGGCCCCTATTTGTCAGATGAAGA ATGGCAGGAATCTTATAGCCGCTTTAAGCATATATTTGGTCTGAATGCACAAGGAAGatatacaaataacaaagtTTATTACATTCCTGGAAACCATGATATTGGCTATGCAAGTCTTCACAATCAAAGGCCAGAG GTAATCAGACGCTATGAAAAAGAATTTGGGATCAGAAATTACCAATTTACAGTAGGAAAAGTGGATTTCATTGCTATTGATGCCCAAACTCTGGATGGTAAACAAGGAAGCG GGCATCCACAAGAAGATCTGGCTTCTGTAACCTGGAATTATGTCAAGAATGTCTCCATGG ATGTTCAATTGCACCCAAGGGTTTTAATGACCCATATTCCATTGTACCGACGAGATTGGACTCATTGTGGTCCTTACCGTAGTTCCCCAGTCATCAatcag CGGGTCTCTCGTGCTGATCATAGTCAGGAAATAGC GTACCAGAATTACATCACCGAGGAATCATCAAACCACCTACTGGAATTAATCAAACCT GTACTCATTTTATCTGGTCACGATCATGATCAGTGCACGGTCACCCATGAGTCAACATTTGGGCCTGTAAAGGAG CACACCGTAGGGACCATTAGTTGGCAGCAGGGAAACTTGTATCCATCTTTCATGCTATTATCTGCTAGTAACTTTGCACTTCCAAATGCATCCAGTCCAGAAGCAGTCTTCACTCAGTTGTGCTTTCTTCCAATGCAAACACATATCTACATATG GTATCTTTCTCTATTTGTTGTGACCCTTCTTGCCCTCCTCCTCTGGCCTACAAGCGGCTTGAATTTTTGGCACCATTTTAGGGATTTAATAGTAAGTTGCAACATTTTTGGAGAtggaagaaaggagaaaaatgaagaTGAGATCTGCGAATATGAGGAGATGTGGGATGCAGAAGGATCAATGCATCTTGTTAAGAAAATCTCGAATGCCCCAAGTACTAATTTAAGTGAAAGGGGTTTGATAGAAAG GGGTAATGCAGTGATACGGCCAACAGCTAAGAAACATCCTTCTCAGGACACAGAAGTCCCAATGAATACGGACTCAATTATGGATGTTGATTCTACGTGGACAGTACCAGCTAGAACAAGCAAATCAAAGACAAAGATTGTGATCCAAAGATTTGTGCGGACTTTCCGAATGCTTACAATCATTGCTGCAGTAAATCTTCCTCTCTACGTCATGTTATTATTCAAAGATTGGATCGACTAA
- the LOC133859117 gene encoding eukaryotic peptide chain release factor subunit 1-3-like gives MADAQETDRNIEIWKIKKLIKALEAARGNGTSMISLIMPPRDQISRVTKMLGDEYGTASNIKSRVNRQSVLGAITSAQQRLKLYSKLPPNGLVLYTGTIVTDDGKEKKVTIDFEPFRPINASLYLCDNKFHTEALNELLESDDKFGFIVMDGNGTLFGTLSGNTREVLHKFSVDLPKKHGRGGQSALRFARLRMEKRHNYVRKTAELATQFFINPATSQPNVAGLILAGSADFKTELSQSDMFDPRLQAKILNVVDVSYGGESGFNQAIELSSEILSNVKFIQEKRLIGKYFEEISQDTGKYVFGIDDTLKALEMGAVETLIVWENLDINRYVLKNSTTGEIIIKHLNKEQEADQGKFRDVASSTELEVQEKLSLLEWFANEYRRYGCTLEFVTNKSQEGSQFCRGFGGIGGILRYQLDMRSMDEFSDDGEVYDDSE, from the coding sequence ATGGCAGATGCTCAGGAGACTGATAGGAACATTGAGATATGGAAGATCAAGAAATTGATCAAAGCACTGGAAGCTGCTAGAGGCAATGGCACCAGCATGATTTCTCTTATCATGCCTCCACGTGATCAAATATCTCGTGTTACCAAGATGTTGGGTGATGAATATGGAACTGCTTCAAACATTAAAAGCAGGGTGAATCGTCAGTCTGTGCTTGGTGCAATTACATCTGCTCAGCAAAGGCTTAAGCTTTACAGTAAGCTTCCTCCCAATGGGCTTGTGCTGTATACTGGAACAATTGTAACTGACGATGGGAAGGAGAAGAAGGTCACTATTGATTTTGAGCCTTTCAGGCCCATTAATGCATCTCTTTACCTTTGTGACAACAAGTTTCACACAGAAGCGCTAAACGAACTCTTAGAATCTGATGACAAGTTTGGTTTTATTGTCATGGATGGTAATGGGACCCTTTTTGGTACTTTAAGTGGTAATACCAGAGAGGTACTTCATAAATTTAGTGTTGACCTCCCAAAGAAGCATGGGAGAGGAGGGCAATCAGCTCTACGTTTTGCCCGTCTTCGAATGGAGAAACGCCACAACTATGTGAGGAAGACAGCGGAGCTTGCTACTCAGTTCTTTATCAATCCTGCCACCAGCCAGCCTAATGTTGCAGGGTTGATACTGGCTGGGTCAGCTGACTTCAAAACTGAGCTTAGTCAGTCAGACATGTTTGATCCTCGTCTTCAGGCCAAAATATTGAATGTCGTAGATGTCTCTTATGGAGGGGAGAGTGGTTTCAATCAGGCTATTGAGCTGTCATCTGAGATCCTGTCTAATGTGAAGTTTATTCAGGAGAAGCGTTTGATAGGAAAATACTTTGAGGAGATTAGCCAGGACACTGGGAAGTATGTTTTTGGTATAGATGATACACTGAAAGCTTTGGAGATGGGTGCTGTTGAGACACTTATTGTATGGGAAAATCTGGATATTAATAGGTATGTGTTAAAGAACAGCACTACTGGTGAGATTATCATAAAGCACTTGAACAAGGAACAGGAGGCTGATCAGGGCAAGTTTCGGGATGTTGCCAGCTCTACTGAATTGGAGGTTCAGGAAAAGCTGTCTCTGCTTGAGTGGTTTGCTAATGAATACAGGCGGTATGGTTGCACACTTGAGTTTGTGACCAACAAATCACAAGAGGGGTCTCAGTTCTGCAGGGGATTTGGTGGAATTGGGGGAATCCTGCGTTATCAGCTCGATATGAGATCAATGGATGAGTTTTCTGATGATGGAGAAGTTTATGATGATTCTGAATAG